In a genomic window of Deinococcus ruber:
- a CDS encoding EamA family transporter → MTSTSRTSSAFRLPPVPALLLAAVSIQGGAALAKTLFPAFGPPAVASLRVLLAAIILAVIWRPRLLQVRRGGWLALLPYGVALGIMNLTYYLSLERIPLALAVTLEFVGPLGVAVLASRRALDFVWVALAAAGLLCIVPWPGAAAASRLDPVGVALALTAGVCWGVYIWAGGRVAQVFAGPQGVALGMGVAALTTLPFGIVMGTQHGAWSHLSAPALLTALGVAILSSALPYTLEMNALRVLPARVFGILMSLEPAVAAVIGLLFLNEHLRGLQWVAIACVMLASAGVTLTGGKKDEAAVEV, encoded by the coding sequence GTGACTTCGACTTCCCGCACATCCTCTGCCTTCCGACTGCCGCCCGTTCCCGCGTTGCTGCTGGCTGCCGTCAGCATTCAGGGCGGGGCTGCGCTTGCCAAGACACTGTTTCCCGCCTTTGGCCCGCCCGCTGTGGCGTCGCTGCGGGTGCTGCTGGCCGCCATCATCCTGGCTGTGATCTGGCGACCCCGGCTGCTTCAGGTGAGACGGGGCGGATGGCTGGCGCTACTGCCCTACGGCGTGGCACTGGGCATCATGAATCTGACGTATTACCTGTCGCTGGAACGCATTCCGCTGGCGCTGGCTGTGACGCTGGAATTCGTGGGGCCGCTGGGCGTGGCGGTGCTGGCGTCGCGGCGGGCGCTCGATTTCGTGTGGGTGGCGCTGGCGGCGGCGGGGCTGCTGTGCATCGTGCCGTGGCCCGGCGCAGCTGCCGCCTCCCGCCTCGATCCGGTGGGCGTGGCGCTGGCACTCACGGCGGGCGTGTGCTGGGGCGTGTATATCTGGGCAGGCGGGCGGGTGGCTCAGGTGTTTGCCGGGCCGCAGGGTGTGGCGCTGGGCATGGGCGTCGCGGCGCTTACCACCCTGCCGTTTGGCATCGTCATGGGCACGCAGCACGGAGCCTGGAGCCACCTGAGCGCCCCCGCTCTGCTGACGGCACTGGGCGTGGCGATTCTCAGCAGCGCCCTGCCCTATACGCTGGAAATGAACGCTCTGCGCGTGCTCCCTGCACGGGTCTTCGGCATTCTGATGAGCCTGGAACCCGCCGTCGCCGCCGTCATCGGCCTGCTCTTTCTGAACGAGCACCTGCGCGGGCTGCAATGGGTGGCGATTGCCTGCGTGATGTTGGCAAGTGCAGGCGTGACGCTGACGGGCGGGAAAAAGGATGAGGCGGCGGTGGAAGTCTGA